In the Colletotrichum lupini chromosome 1, complete sequence genome, one interval contains:
- a CDS encoding ARP2/3 complex 16 kDa subunit — translation MSIHRELNAASLSDAWRTINIDALQEDSACNFDTNTLRPPQPEIGEDEVRQLAGQVRQLLRGGDAEGALRGCLEFPVYNGPDGAKVRFKTRGFRYLGIRMQLGKLLIELFREQDAHLQTITEVLQSIKASEMTPLLKSIYGGAGGPELLDVLMKYIYKGMAGSATSGGLRSPPPQAAPSGFSQMGGRPGATNENVGSAMSVLLSWHEKVVDVAGLGTIGRVMTDWRRV, via the coding sequence ATGTCCATTCACCGGGAGCTCAACGCCGCCTCGCTCAGCGACGCCTGGCGGACCATCAACATTGACGCCCTGCAGGAGGACTCGGCGTGCAACTTTGACACCAACACCCTGCGGCCGCCGCAGCCCGAGATTGGCGAGGACGAGGTCCGGCAGCTCGCGGGCCAGGTGCGGCAATTGCTCCGCGGCGGGGACGCCGAGGGGGCGTTGAGGGGATGTTTGGAGTTTCCTGTGTACAATGGACCTGATGGCGCCAAGGTGAGATTTAAGACCCGGGGTTTCCGATATCTAGGCATTCGAATGCAGCTCGGGAAGTTGCTAATCGAGTTATTCCGCGAACAGGATGCCCACCTCCAGACCATCACCGAGGTCCTCCAATCCATCAAGGCTTCCGAGATGACGCCCCTCCTCAAGTCCATCTacggcggcgccggcggACCGGAGCTTCTCGACGTGCTGATGAAGTACATTTACAAGGGCATGGCCGGCTCTGCGACCTCTGGAGGACTGaggtcgccgccgccgcaggcTGCGCCGAGCGGGTTCAGCCAGATGGGCGGTCGCCCCGGAGCCACCAACGAGAACGTCGGTAGCGCGATGAGCGTGTTGCTTAGCTGGCACGAGAAGGTTGTCGACGTGGCTGGGTTGGGAACTATTGGTCGTGTCATGACGGATTGGAGACGGGTTTAA
- a CDS encoding methyltransferase, with the protein MLPARAGATPSPSERHCCIIEVAEIPMQKERAPLPRHRLFVLLQDSQFQKVTQTFSPMSVSALRCRYAAPVMNSTTRRVVCLAAAPSSRFFAGSPSTTIRRSYAVTSGGGSAAFQVFNRRTKWLQKERAASNPEASRQADYLKDEVANRLCERLLDIKRSFPRALDLGANSCNVARALTRENPDPDPSKPISEPLATRIGELVAAESSHTLLHRDADLPFNNDISITRTVLVDEEHVPFEPASFDLVLSSLSLHWINDLPGVLTQINNVLKPDAPFIGAMLGGDSLFELRTSLQLAEQERRGGISPHVSPLADVRDVGGLMQRAGFKMLTVDVDDIVVDYPDTFALMQDLQAMGEGNAILGREMGAIRREVLLANEGIYRELHGNEDGSIPATFRIIYMIGWHEGADQPTALPRGSGDMNLKDILESN; encoded by the exons ATGCTCCCC GCCCGTGCAGGAGCGACACCTTCCCCGTCAGAAAGGCAC TGCTGCATCATCGAAGTTGCTGAAATTCCCATGCAGAAGGAAAGAGCTCCCCTCCC CCGCCACCGTCTCTTTGTTCTCCTGCAGGATTCTCAATTCCAAAAAGTCACACAAACCTTCTCCCCCATGTCCGTCTCAGCACTCCGGTGCAGATATGCGGCGCCGGTGATGAACTCCACGACCAGACGGGTGGTGTGCCTCGCCGCCGCACCGAGCTCCCGGTTCTTCGCCGGATCCCCCTCCACAACCATACGCCGGTCCTACGCCGTAACATCCGGGGGCGGCTCTGCTGCCTTTCAGGTCTTCAACCGGCGCACAAAATGGCTGCAAAAGGAGCGCGCAGCATCGAATCCCGAGGCCAGCCGGCAAGCAGATTACCTCAAAGATGAAGTCGCAAACCGGCTGTGCGAGAGGTTACTG GACATCAAACGAAGCTTTCCCCGCGCCCTCGACCTAGGCGCAAACTCCTGCAACGTAGCCCGCGCCCTCACCCGCGAGAACCCAGACCCGGACCCCTCGAAACCAATCTCGGAGCCCCTCGCCACACGCATAGGCGAGCTCGTCGCCGCAGAGTCCTCCCACACCCTCCTCCACCGCGACGCCGACCTCCCCTTCAACAACGACATCTCCATCACCCGCACCGTCCTCGTTGACGAGGAACACGTCCCCTTCGAACCCGCCTCCTTCGACCTCGTCCTTTCCTCCTTGTCCCTGCACTGGATCAATGACCTTCCTGGTGTCCTGACGCAGATCAACAACGTCCTCAAGCCAGACGCTCCCTTCATCGGCGCCATGCTCGGCGGCGATAGCCTCTTTGAGCTGCGCACATCGCTCCAGCTCGCCGAGCAAGAACGTCGCGGCGGCATATCCCCGCACGTCTCGCCCCTCGCTGACGTCCGCGACGTGGGCGGCCTGATGCAGCGCGCCGGCTTCAAGATGCTGACCGTCGACGTCGACGACATTGTCGTAGACTACCCAGACACCTTTGCGCTCATGCAAGACCTGCAGGCCATGGGCGAGGGCAACGCCATCCTCGGCAGGGAAATGGGCGCCATAAGGAGGGAGGTGCTGCTGGCCAACGAGGGCATCTACAGGGAACTCCACGGCAACGAGGACGGGAGCATCCCCGCCACGTTTAGAATCATTTACATGATCGGGTGGCACGAGGGCGCCGACCAGCCCACGGCGCTGCCGAGAGGAAGCGGAGACATGAACCTCAAGGACATCTTAGAGTCCAATTAG